The nucleotide window TTATCGCGAAATGCTTTTTGTTGTCGTCTACATCAAAAAAACTGTCTAACATGGTTTTTTGACTTGGAGATAAGTCCAAGGCAAAGTAGGAAGCCTCTTCAGAAACGAGTGTTAAAGAGTCTGTGAAGGCTAGTTCTTTTGGG belongs to Bacteroidota bacterium and includes:
- a CDS encoding ATP-binding protein, with the translated sequence PKELAFTDSLTLVSEEASYFALDLSPSQKTMLDSFFDVDDNKKHFAIKYSTICSQDDAIPAWIGEIKSYFLS